One window of Nocardia nova SH22a genomic DNA carries:
- a CDS encoding cytochrome P450, whose amino-acid sequence MWARGIPAEEFAELRRAAPIWWNPQSPEVGGFHDDGFWVVSKHADVKEVSRRDDFSTYENTAIPRFNDDIPREAIELQRHILINKDAPEHTKLRKLISKGFTPRAINGLRAELSARAKSIVDAAAASGTGDFVTQVACELPLQAIAELIGVPQEDRMKVFQWSNEMTGYDDPESDADPAMSSMEILGYAWQMAEARKAAPADDIVTTLVNADIDGEALTSEEFGFFVILLAVAGNETTRNAITHGMHAFLENPEQWELYKRERPATAADEIIRWATPVSSFQRTALADTELGGVQIKKGQRVLLMYRSANFDEEVFENPYTFDITRDPNPHLSFGGTGAHFCIGANLARLEIDLIFNAIADHLPDITKIGDPKRLTSGWLNGIKEFQVDYKTGA is encoded by the coding sequence ATGTGGGCCCGCGGCATCCCCGCCGAGGAGTTCGCGGAACTACGTCGGGCCGCCCCGATCTGGTGGAATCCGCAGTCCCCCGAGGTCGGCGGCTTCCACGACGACGGCTTCTGGGTGGTGAGCAAGCATGCCGACGTCAAGGAGGTTTCGCGGCGCGACGATTTCTCCACCTACGAGAACACCGCGATTCCGCGCTTCAACGACGACATCCCGCGCGAGGCCATCGAACTGCAGCGGCACATCCTGATCAACAAGGACGCGCCCGAACACACCAAACTGCGCAAGCTGATCTCCAAGGGGTTCACCCCGCGCGCGATCAACGGCCTGCGCGCCGAGCTGTCGGCTCGGGCCAAATCCATCGTGGACGCGGCCGCGGCCAGCGGCACCGGCGACTTCGTCACCCAGGTGGCCTGTGAGCTGCCGCTGCAGGCGATCGCCGAGCTGATCGGTGTGCCGCAGGAGGACCGGATGAAGGTCTTCCAGTGGTCCAACGAGATGACCGGCTACGACGATCCGGAAAGCGACGCCGATCCGGCCATGTCGTCGATGGAGATCCTGGGCTACGCCTGGCAGATGGCCGAGGCGCGCAAGGCTGCTCCGGCCGACGACATCGTGACCACGCTGGTCAATGCCGACATCGACGGTGAGGCGCTCACCTCGGAGGAGTTCGGCTTCTTCGTGATCCTGCTGGCCGTCGCGGGCAACGAGACCACCCGCAACGCGATCACCCACGGTATGCACGCCTTCCTGGAGAACCCCGAGCAGTGGGAGCTCTACAAGCGGGAGCGGCCGGCCACCGCGGCCGACGAGATCATCCGCTGGGCGACCCCGGTCAGCTCGTTCCAGCGCACCGCGCTCGCGGACACCGAACTGGGCGGCGTGCAGATCAAGAAGGGGCAGCGCGTACTGCTGATGTACCGCTCGGCCAACTTCGACGAGGAGGTGTTCGAGAATCCGTACACCTTCGACATCACCCGCGATCCGAATCCGCACCTGTCGTTCGGCGGAACCGGCGCTCACTTCTGCATCGGCGCCAACCTGGCCCGGCTGGAGATCGACCTGATCTTCAACGCGATCGCCGATCACCTGCCAGACATCACCAAGATCGGTGATCCCAAGCGGCTCACCTCGGGCTGGCTCAACGGCATCAAGGAATTCCAGGTCGACTACAAGACCGGGGCCTGA
- a CDS encoding steroid 3-ketoacyl-CoA thiolase: MGTPVIVEAARTPIGKRNGWLAGLHAAEVLGAAQRGVLERAQLDPALVEQVIGGCVMQVGEQGNNVTRTAWLHAGLPWQVGATTVDCQCGSAQQANHLIAGQIAQGAIDIGVACGVESMSHVPLGANVGENAGPRRPASWDIDMPNQFEAAERIAKRRGITRDDIDEFGVRSQRLAAQAWAEGRFDREVLTVTGAPQVDKEGNLTGEKLDVNRDQGLRETSRESLAKLKPVLEGGIHTAGTSSQISDGAAAVLLMDEQAAARADLRPRARIITQCLVGAEPEFHLDGPVQATTRLLERSGMSISDIDLFEINEAFAAVPLSWASVHKPDMDKVNVNGGAIAIGHPVGSTGSRLITTALHELERSDKSVAMILMCAGGALATGTIIERL; encoded by the coding sequence ATGGGCACCCCCGTCATCGTCGAGGCCGCACGCACCCCGATCGGTAAGCGCAACGGCTGGCTGGCCGGTCTGCACGCCGCCGAGGTCCTCGGCGCCGCCCAGCGCGGCGTGCTCGAGCGCGCGCAACTCGATCCGGCCCTGGTCGAACAGGTCATCGGCGGCTGCGTCATGCAGGTCGGCGAACAGGGCAACAACGTCACCCGCACCGCGTGGCTGCACGCCGGTCTCCCCTGGCAGGTCGGCGCGACCACCGTCGACTGCCAGTGCGGTTCGGCCCAGCAGGCCAATCATCTGATCGCCGGGCAGATCGCCCAGGGCGCGATCGATATCGGCGTGGCCTGCGGTGTCGAGTCGATGAGCCATGTTCCGCTGGGCGCCAATGTCGGCGAGAACGCCGGTCCGCGCCGCCCGGCGAGCTGGGACATCGATATGCCGAATCAGTTCGAGGCGGCGGAGCGAATCGCCAAGCGGCGCGGCATCACCCGCGACGACATCGACGAATTCGGCGTGCGTTCACAGCGATTGGCCGCACAGGCGTGGGCCGAGGGCCGGTTCGACCGCGAGGTCCTGACCGTCACCGGCGCGCCCCAGGTCGACAAGGAGGGCAACCTCACCGGCGAGAAGCTCGACGTCAACCGCGATCAGGGCCTGCGCGAGACCAGCCGGGAGAGCCTGGCGAAGCTGAAGCCGGTGCTGGAGGGCGGAATTCACACCGCCGGAACCTCGTCGCAGATCTCCGACGGCGCCGCCGCGGTGCTGCTGATGGACGAACAGGCCGCCGCCCGTGCGGATCTGCGCCCGCGCGCGCGGATCATCACGCAGTGCCTGGTCGGCGCCGAGCCGGAATTCCACCTCGACGGTCCGGTGCAGGCCACCACCCGGCTGCTGGAGCGCTCGGGCATGAGCATCTCCGATATCGACCTCTTCGAGATCAACGAGGCGTTCGCCGCGGTGCCGCTGTCCTGGGCCTCGGTGCACAAGCCGGATATGGACAAGGTCAACGTCAACGGCGGTGCGATAGCGATCGGACATCCCGTCGGCAGCACCGGTTCGCGCCTGATCACCACCGCTTTGCACGAGCTGGAACGGTCCGACAAGTCGGTTGCCATGATCCTCATGTGCGCCGGTGGCGCACTTGCGACCGGAACGATCATCGAGCGGTTGTAA
- a CDS encoding nuclear transport factor 2 family protein: MTTTTTEHPARIAGHASQSAVRARDKDAWLALFAADGIVEDPIGPSVFDPDGVGHRGHEAISAFWDKAIAPTESIEFVFGDSFACGNEVAFTGLIRTRLGGHVIDAEGVFTYKVDDAGKILALRAFWETDRAMGTMRKE; this comes from the coding sequence ATGACCACCACGACCACCGAGCATCCGGCCCGCATCGCCGGGCACGCATCGCAGTCCGCGGTGCGTGCCCGGGACAAGGACGCGTGGCTGGCGCTGTTCGCCGCCGACGGCATCGTCGAGGATCCGATCGGACCCTCGGTTTTCGATCCCGACGGTGTCGGGCACCGGGGCCACGAGGCCATCTCGGCGTTCTGGGACAAGGCGATCGCGCCGACCGAATCCATCGAATTCGTCTTCGGCGACTCCTTCGCCTGCGGCAATGAGGTCGCCTTCACCGGCCTGATCCGCACCCGGCTGGGCGGGCACGTCATCGACGCCGAGGGTGTGTTCACCTACAAGGTCGACGACGCCGGAAAGATCCTCGCCCTGCGCGCCTTCTGGGAGACCGACCGCGCGATGGGGACCATGCGCAAGGAATAG